One window from the genome of Cucumis melo cultivar AY chromosome 10, USDA_Cmelo_AY_1.0, whole genome shotgun sequence encodes:
- the LOC103489268 gene encoding ubiquitin receptor RAD23d isoform X1: MKIFVKTLKGSHFEIEVQPADTVADVKKNIETVQGADVYPAAQQMLIHQGKVLKDSSTLEENKVAENSFIVIMLTKNKSSSGGTSSTTQAAPVSKAPQSTAPAPAATPVSTTEVPLPTSAPPASVTAASPPAPSPAPAPAPAPTPTPTPTPTPTPTPTPTPTPTPTPAAAPAPATTVLPETDVYSQAASNLVAGSNLEETIQQILDMGEGVWDRDTVVRALRAAYNNPERAVDYLYSGIPEQVEAPPARVPSTVQASNPSAQPAQPAQPASVPSSAGPNANPLDLFPQGLPNIGSGAVGSGSLDFLRNSPQFQALRAMVRANPQILQPMLQELGKQNPQLIRLIQDHQPDFLRLINEPLEGEGNILGQLAEAMPQAITVTPEEREAIQRLEDMGFDRGLVVEVFFACNKNEEMAANYLLDHIHEFEGDQN; the protein is encoded by the exons ATGAAGATTTTTGTTAAGACTCTCAAGGGCTCTCACTTCGAAATCGAAGTTCAGCCTGCAGATACG GTTGCCGATGTGAAGAAAAACATAGAAACTGTTCAGGGTGCTGATGTTTACCCTGCTGCACAGCAGATGCTTATACATCAAGGGAAAGTCCTTAAAGATAGCTCAACACTGGAGGAAAATAAAGTTGCAGAAAATAGTTTTATTGTAATAATGTTAACAAAG AATAAAAGTTCATCAGGTGGGACATCTTCTACCACACAAGCTGCGCCAGTATCAAAG GCACCACAGAGCACTGCCCCTGCGCCCGCTGCTACTCCAGTGTCAACTACTGAAGTTCCTTTACCAACTTCAGCACC GCCTGCTAGTGTTACTGCTGCTTCTCCTCCCGCTCCCTCTCCTGCTCCTGCTCCTGCTCCTGCTCCTACTCCTACTCCTACTCCTACTCCTACTCCTACTCCTACTCCTACTCCTACTCCTACTCCTACTCCTACTCCGGCTGCAGCTCCAGCTCCTGCAACTACTGTTTT GCCGGAAACAGATGTCTATAGCCAAGCAGCTTCTAACCTGGTTGCTGGTAGTAACTTGGAGGAGACTATCCAACAGATTCTTGACATGGGTGAAGGGGTTTGGGACAGGGACACTGTTGTTCGGGCGCTTCGTGCGGCTTACAACAATCCAGAAAGGGCTGTTGATTACCTTTATTCT GGAATACCTGAACAAGTTGAAGCCCCACCTGCTCGAGTTCCTTCTACCGTGCAAGCAAGCAACCCTTCTGCTCAACCTGCACAACCAGCCCAACCTGCATCTGTGCCGTCATCAGCTGGCCCAAATGCTAATCCATTAGATCTCTTTCCTCAG GGCTTGCCTAATATAGGTTCCGGAGCTGTTGGTTCCGGCAGTCTTGATTTTCTACGAAATAGTCCTCAG TTCCAAGCTTTGCGAGCAATGGTCCGAGCTAACCCTCAGATACTCCAG CCTATGCTTCAAGAGTTGGGTAAACAAAATCCTCAGCTGATTAGGCTAATTCAAGATCATCAACCTGACTTCCTCCGCTTGATTAATGAGCCCCTCGAAGGAGAAGG GAATATACTTGGGCAGCTTGCTGAGGCCATGCCCCAGGCTATAACCGTAACCCCGGAGGAGCGTGAAGCCATTCAACGG CTTGAGGATATGGGTTTCGACCGAGGTCTAGTTGTGGAGGTTTTCTTTGCATGCAACAAAAATGAGGAAATGGCTGCGAACTACcttttagatcatatccacgaATTTGAGGGTGATCAGAACTAA
- the LOC103489268 gene encoding ubiquitin receptor RAD23d isoform X2, protein MKIFVKTLKGSHFEIEVQPADTVADVKKNIETVQGADVYPAAQQMLIHQGKVLKDSSTLEENKVAENSFIVIMLTKNKSSSGGTSSTTQAAPVSKAPQSTAPAPAATPVSTTEVPLPTSAPPASVTAASPPAPSPAPAPAPAPTPTPTPAAAPAPATTVLPETDVYSQAASNLVAGSNLEETIQQILDMGEGVWDRDTVVRALRAAYNNPERAVDYLYSGIPEQVEAPPARVPSTVQASNPSAQPAQPAQPASVPSSAGPNANPLDLFPQGLPNIGSGAVGSGSLDFLRNSPQFQALRAMVRANPQILQPMLQELGKQNPQLIRLIQDHQPDFLRLINEPLEGEGNILGQLAEAMPQAITVTPEEREAIQRLEDMGFDRGLVVEVFFACNKNEEMAANYLLDHIHEFEGDQN, encoded by the exons ATGAAGATTTTTGTTAAGACTCTCAAGGGCTCTCACTTCGAAATCGAAGTTCAGCCTGCAGATACG GTTGCCGATGTGAAGAAAAACATAGAAACTGTTCAGGGTGCTGATGTTTACCCTGCTGCACAGCAGATGCTTATACATCAAGGGAAAGTCCTTAAAGATAGCTCAACACTGGAGGAAAATAAAGTTGCAGAAAATAGTTTTATTGTAATAATGTTAACAAAG AATAAAAGTTCATCAGGTGGGACATCTTCTACCACACAAGCTGCGCCAGTATCAAAG GCACCACAGAGCACTGCCCCTGCGCCCGCTGCTACTCCAGTGTCAACTACTGAAGTTCCTTTACCAACTTCAGCACC GCCTGCTAGTGTTACTGCTGCTTCTCCTCCCGCTCCCTCTCCTGCTCCTGCTCCTGCTCCTG CTCCTACTCCTACTCCTACTCCGGCTGCAGCTCCAGCTCCTGCAACTACTGTTTT GCCGGAAACAGATGTCTATAGCCAAGCAGCTTCTAACCTGGTTGCTGGTAGTAACTTGGAGGAGACTATCCAACAGATTCTTGACATGGGTGAAGGGGTTTGGGACAGGGACACTGTTGTTCGGGCGCTTCGTGCGGCTTACAACAATCCAGAAAGGGCTGTTGATTACCTTTATTCT GGAATACCTGAACAAGTTGAAGCCCCACCTGCTCGAGTTCCTTCTACCGTGCAAGCAAGCAACCCTTCTGCTCAACCTGCACAACCAGCCCAACCTGCATCTGTGCCGTCATCAGCTGGCCCAAATGCTAATCCATTAGATCTCTTTCCTCAG GGCTTGCCTAATATAGGTTCCGGAGCTGTTGGTTCCGGCAGTCTTGATTTTCTACGAAATAGTCCTCAG TTCCAAGCTTTGCGAGCAATGGTCCGAGCTAACCCTCAGATACTCCAG CCTATGCTTCAAGAGTTGGGTAAACAAAATCCTCAGCTGATTAGGCTAATTCAAGATCATCAACCTGACTTCCTCCGCTTGATTAATGAGCCCCTCGAAGGAGAAGG GAATATACTTGGGCAGCTTGCTGAGGCCATGCCCCAGGCTATAACCGTAACCCCGGAGGAGCGTGAAGCCATTCAACGG CTTGAGGATATGGGTTTCGACCGAGGTCTAGTTGTGGAGGTTTTCTTTGCATGCAACAAAAATGAGGAAATGGCTGCGAACTACcttttagatcatatccacgaATTTGAGGGTGATCAGAACTAA
- the LOC103489269 gene encoding ACD11 homolog protein yields the protein MDNGSTPLTAIAESFEGLAKFVNSLKDSSQELRLDTLCEACSLVSVLFSSLGLAFKFAELEYVSKVRDLVEASKKYKTLHTILDADIANDTVKTPGSHSRNLRRVRQGLDLIRALFEQFMSTDEYSLREAASTAYTQVCAPYHSWAVRTAVSAGMYTLPTREQLLLKLNETNQSAEKKMRRYINASGPVIEYIDKLYISRKISLDW from the exons ATGGATAATGGTTCTACACCCCTTACTGCCATAGCCGAGTCCTTCGAAGGGCTTGCCAAATTTGTAAATTCTTTGAAGGATTCTTCTCAAGAACTCCGATTGGATACGCTCTGTGAAGCTTGTTCCCTTGTCTCTGTTCTTTTCAGTTCTCTCGGCCTCGCCTTCAAATTCGCAGAGTTAGAGTACGTCTCCAAG GTGCGTGATCTTGTTGAAGCTTCCAAGAAATATAAGACATTGCATACGATACTTGATGCTGATATTGCAAATGACACGGTCAAAACGCCCGGAAGCCATTCTCGCAATCTGCGTCGAGTTCGGCAAGGATTGGACCTTATTAGAGCTCTGTTTGAACAGTTCATGTCCACTGA TGAGTATTCGTTAAGGGAAGCTGCCTCAACAGCTTATACTCAAGTTTGCGCGCCCTACCATAGCTGGGCAGTGAGAACAGCAGTTTCTGCTGGAATGTATACTCTTCCAACAAGGGAGCAGCTTTTGCTAAAGCTTAACGAGACTA ATCAGTCGGCAGAGAAGAAAATGAGAAGGTATATCAATGCTTCGGGCCCGGTTATAGAATATATTGACAAGCTTTACATTTCTAGGAAGATCAGCTTGGACTGGTGA
- the LOC103489270 gene encoding dihydrolipoyllysine-residue acetyltransferase component 4 of pyruvate dehydrogenase complex, chloroplastic yields the protein MASPFLSRAALSSNTTSIPFSFSSSVSSRLPWTSSRSHTSFPANSRRRIPVVQSKIREIFMPALSSTMTEGKIVSWVKSEGDVLSKGESVVVVESDKADMDVETFYDGILAAIVVGEGETAPVGAPIGLLAETEEEVAEAKAKAASNSTSAPAAPAAAVSPSPPPPSSSPAPAISQPSPPSDGPKKIVATPQAKKLAKQHKVDIGSVTGTGPFGRITPADVEAAAGIAPSKSAVRNVASPVASEAASVAAAVPSKASAAPSNLPPPVPGSTVVPFTTMQAAVSKNMVESLSVPTFRVGYPVSTDALDALYEKVKPKGVTMTALLAKAAAMALAQHPVVNASCKDGKSFTYNSNINIAVAVAINGGLITPVLQDADKLDLYLLSQKWKELVEKARSKQLQPHEYNSGTFTLSNLGMFGVDRFDAILPPGQGAIMAVGASKPTVVTDADGFFSVKSKMLVNVTADHRIVYGADLAAFLQTFAKIVENPESLTL from the exons ATGGCCTCCCCTTTCCTTTCTCGAGCTGCTCTCTCCAGCAACACCACCTCCATTCCattttccttctcttcttcagTCTCTTCTCGCCTCCCATGGACCTCTTCTCGTTCCCACACCTCATTTCCTGCTAATTCTCGTCGGAGGATCCCCGTCGTTCAATCCAAGATCCGGGAGATTTTCATGCCTGCACTTAGCTCCACCATGACCGAGGGAAAGATCGTTTCGTGGGTCAAATCCGAAGGGGACGTTCTATCCAAAGGCGAGAGCGTTGTCGTTGTGGAGTCTGATAAGGCCGACATGGATGTTGAGACTTTCTATGACGGAATTCTCGCTGCTATTGTTGTTGGAGAAGGTGAAACTGCTCCTGTTGGAGCTCCGATTGGTTTATTGGCTGAGACTGAAGAGGAAGTCGCTGAGGCTAAGGCTAAAGCTGCGTCTAATTCCACTTCGGCTCCTGCAGCTCCCGCGGCTGCTGTTTCTCCCTCTCCTCCCCCTCCCTCTTCGAGTCCTGCTCCGGCAATATCTCAGCCATCGCCTCCGTCGGATGGACCCAAGAAGATTGTGGCTACTCCTCAGGCGAAGAAGCTAGCCAAACAGCATAAGGTGGACATTGGATCGGTAACTGGTACTGGTCCATTCGGTCGAATTACTCCCGCGGATGTGGAGGCTGCCGCTGGAATTGCCCCTTCGAAGTCTGCTGTACGCAATGTAGCTTCACCCGTGGCTTCTGAGGCTGCTTCAGTGGCTGCCGCTGTTCCATCGAAAGCTTCTGCAGCTCCTTCCAACTTGCCTCCTCCAGTTCCAGGCTCGACGGTTGTGCCCTTCACGACAATGCAGGCGGCGGTGTCTAAGAATATGGTGGAGAGTCTCTCTGTTCCTACATTCAGAGTTGGTTATCCGGTGTCCACTGATGCTCTGGATGCGCTCTATGAGAAG GTGAAACCAAAGGGCGTCACAATGACTGCCCTCTTAGCCAAGGCTGCCGCAATGGCCCTCGCTCAGCATCCAGTTGTAAATGCAAGCTGTAAAGACGGGAAGAGTTTTACGTATAATAGCAACATTAATATTGCAGTAGCCGTGGCTATCAACGGTGGGTTGATAACACCTGTTCTTCAGGATGCAGACAAG TTGGACCTCTACCTGCTGTctcaaaaatggaaagaattgGTTGAGAAAGCTAGATCCAAGCAGCTTCAGCCCCATGAATACAATTCAG GAACTTTTACTCTTTCCAATCTGGGAATGTTTGGAGTGGACAGGTTCGATGCTATACTTCCTCCTGGCCAG GGAGCTATCATGGCCGTTGGAGCATCAAAGCCTACTGTTGTCACTGATGCTGATGGCTTTTTCAGCGTGAAAAGTAAAATGTTG GTCAATGTGACTGCTGATCACCGAATAGTTTATGGTGCTGACTTGGCTGCCTTCCTTCAGACCTTCGCAAAGATAGTTGAGAATCCAGAAAGCCTGACCTTGTAG